From the genome of Vibrio porteresiae DSM 19223, one region includes:
- the metF gene encoding methylenetetrahydrofolate reductase, translating into MGYTHASHIDALNQNIAELSDNINVSFEFFPPSNEKMEETLWNSVHRLKTLRPQFVSVTYGANSGERDRTHSIIKEIKDQTGLVAAPHLTCIDATRDELIQIADDYWNNDIRNIVALRGDIPAGGGRPDMYASDLVELLKSRHDFDISVAAFPEVHPEAKSAQADLLNLRRKVDAGANRAITQFFFDVESYLRFRDRCLSAGIDVEIVPGILPVSNFKQASRFAAQNNVKVPSWMAKQFEGLDDDPTTRQLVGASQAIDMVRILCREGVKDFHFYTLNRAEMTYALCHTLGVRPSVA; encoded by the coding sequence ATGGGATACACGCATGCCAGCCACATCGATGCTCTGAATCAAAACATTGCAGAGCTATCGGATAACATCAATGTTTCATTTGAGTTTTTTCCGCCAAGTAACGAAAAGATGGAAGAAACATTGTGGAACTCTGTGCATCGTTTAAAAACATTACGTCCCCAATTTGTTTCCGTTACCTATGGTGCGAACTCCGGTGAGCGTGACCGTACCCACTCGATCATTAAAGAGATCAAAGATCAAACGGGTCTCGTTGCCGCGCCACACTTAACCTGTATCGATGCAACTCGTGATGAGCTAATTCAAATCGCCGATGACTATTGGAACAACGACATTCGCAATATCGTTGCGCTGCGCGGTGATATTCCAGCAGGCGGTGGTCGCCCTGATATGTACGCATCTGATTTAGTGGAACTGCTTAAATCTCGCCATGACTTTGATATTTCAGTTGCAGCATTTCCTGAAGTCCACCCAGAAGCGAAAAGTGCTCAGGCGGATCTTTTAAATCTACGTCGCAAAGTCGATGCTGGCGCTAACCGCGCAATTACTCAGTTTTTCTTTGATGTAGAAAGTTACTTACGTTTTCGTGACCGCTGCTTATCAGCAGGCATTGATGTCGAAATCGTACCGGGAATTTTGCCAGTTTCGAACTTTAAACAAGCGTCGCGTTTTGCAGCGCAAAACAACGTCAAAGTCCCAAGCTGGATGGCAAAACAATTTGAAGGTTTGGATGATGATCCAACCACTCGCCAACTTGTTGGAGCTAGCCAAGCAATCGATATGGTCCGCATTCTTTGTCGTGAAGGCGTGAAAGATTTCCACTTCTACACGCTTAACCGTGCTGAAATGACTTATGCGCTATGTCATACCTTAGGTGTGCGCCCTAGCGTGGCCTAA
- the zapB gene encoding cell division protein ZapB, with translation MSFEVLEQLEAKIQTAVDTIALLQMEVEELKDDKQKLEQETTELKANCEAMQQKAEQVQKEHDAWQERIRSLLGKMEDVE, from the coding sequence ATGTCTTTTGAAGTACTAGAGCAACTGGAAGCAAAAATTCAAACTGCGGTAGACACTATCGCACTGCTACAAATGGAAGTGGAAGAGCTAAAAGATGATAAACAGAAGCTTGAACAAGAAACCACTGAACTAAAAGCCAATTGCGAAGCGATGCAACAAAAAGCAGAGCAAGTGCAGAAAGAGCACGATGCATGGCAAGAACGCATCCGTAGCCTGCTAGGTAAAATGGAAGACGTAGAGTAA
- the glpX gene encoding class II fructose-bisphosphatase, protein MKRELAMAFSRVTEGAALAGYKWLGRGDKNAADGAAVEVMRTLLNKTEIAGEIVIGEGEIDEAPMLYIGEQVGCGGDAVDIAVDPIEGTRMTAMGQSNALAVLAAGEKGSFLKAPDMYMEKLVVGPEAKGCIDLNKPLVENLNNVATALGKPLSELVVITLAKPRHDKVIAEMQQMGVRVFAVPDGDVAASILTCMPDSEVDMMYCIGGAPEGVVSAAVIRALDGDMQGRLLPRHQVKGETEDNRIWGAKELKRCAEMGVEANKVLPLEEMVRTDNVIFAATGITKGDLLDGITRKGNIATTETLLIRGRCRTIRRIKSIHYLERKDPDVREIIL, encoded by the coding sequence ATGAAACGCGAATTGGCGATGGCTTTTTCTCGAGTCACCGAAGGTGCCGCTTTGGCAGGATATAAATGGCTTGGTCGTGGAGACAAGAACGCAGCAGATGGCGCTGCAGTGGAAGTAATGCGCACCTTGCTCAACAAAACTGAAATTGCGGGTGAGATTGTCATCGGCGAAGGTGAAATCGATGAAGCACCAATGCTTTACATCGGCGAACAAGTGGGTTGTGGCGGTGATGCTGTCGATATCGCAGTGGATCCTATCGAAGGCACTCGTATGACAGCGATGGGGCAATCGAACGCTCTTGCTGTTCTTGCTGCGGGCGAAAAAGGCAGTTTCTTAAAAGCGCCTGACATGTACATGGAAAAATTGGTAGTCGGTCCTGAAGCGAAAGGTTGTATTGATCTAAACAAACCATTGGTGGAAAACCTGAACAATGTGGCCACCGCTCTTGGTAAACCACTTTCCGAATTGGTTGTGATTACTCTCGCTAAACCTCGTCACGATAAAGTGATCGCTGAGATGCAACAGATGGGTGTACGAGTTTTTGCAGTGCCTGACGGTGACGTAGCCGCATCAATCCTAACGTGCATGCCAGACAGTGAAGTCGATATGATGTACTGCATCGGTGGAGCACCTGAAGGTGTGGTATCTGCAGCGGTGATTCGCGCACTCGATGGTGATATGCAAGGTCGCTTGCTACCTCGTCACCAAGTGAAAGGCGAAACAGAAGACAACCGCATCTGGGGCGCAAAAGAGCTAAAACGTTGTGCTGAAATGGGCGTAGAAGCGAATAAGGTTCTCCCACTGGAAGAGATGGTTCGCACTGACAACGTTATCTTCGCAGCGACTGGCATCACCAAAGGCGATCTCCTCGATGGGATTACCCGCAAAGGTAACATTGCAACCACAGAGACATTATTAATTCGTGGTCGTTGCCGTACCATTCGCCGTATCAAGTCGATTCACTATTTAGAACGTAAAGACCCTGACGTACGTGAAATCATTCTCTAG
- the pfkA gene encoding 6-phosphofructokinase, whose translation MIKKIGVLTSGGDAPGMNAAIRGVVRTALGADLEVYGVYDGYLGLYEDRIEKLDRSSVSDVINRGGTFLGSARFPEFKEESVRAKAIDNLKKHGIDALVVIGGDGSYMGAKKLTEMGYPCIGLPGTIDNDIAGTDYTIGYYTALNTVIEAIDRLRDTSSSHQRISIVEIMGRHCGDLTLMAAVAGGCEYIISPETGLDKEQLISNIQDGIKKGKKHAIIALTELMMDANKLAKEIEAATGRETRATVLGHIQRGGVPTAFDRILASRMGNYAVHLLLEGQGGRCVGIQKEQLVHHDIIDAIENMRRPVRKDLYKVAEELF comes from the coding sequence ATGATTAAAAAGATCGGGGTTTTGACCAGCGGCGGCGACGCACCTGGCATGAATGCTGCGATACGCGGCGTGGTTCGTACAGCTCTTGGTGCAGACCTAGAAGTGTATGGTGTCTATGACGGTTATCTAGGTCTTTATGAAGACCGTATTGAAAAACTTGATCGTTCAAGTGTTTCTGATGTGATCAACCGTGGTGGTACTTTCCTAGGTTCTGCTCGTTTCCCAGAATTTAAAGAAGAATCTGTACGTGCAAAAGCGATCGATAACCTGAAAAAACATGGTATTGATGCGCTAGTGGTTATCGGCGGTGACGGTTCATACATGGGCGCTAAAAAACTGACTGAAATGGGTTACCCATGTATCGGTCTTCCTGGCACTATCGACAACGATATCGCAGGCACTGATTACACCATCGGTTACTACACTGCACTGAACACTGTTATCGAAGCGATCGACCGCTTACGTGATACTTCTTCTTCACACCAACGTATCTCTATCGTAGAAATCATGGGGCGTCACTGTGGTGACTTAACTCTGATGGCTGCAGTTGCTGGTGGTTGTGAATACATCATTTCTCCTGAAACTGGTTTGGACAAAGAGCAGCTTATTTCTAATATCCAAGACGGTATCAAGAAAGGTAAAAAGCACGCTATCATCGCGCTAACTGAACTGATGATGGATGCTAACAAACTGGCTAAAGAAATCGAAGCAGCAACGGGTCGTGAAACTCGCGCAACCGTTCTTGGTCACATCCAACGTGGTGGTGTTCCAACGGCATTCGACCGTATCCTAGCATCTCGCATGGGTAACTACGCCGTTCACCTTCTTCTTGAAGGTCAAGGTGGTCGTTGTGTTGGTATTCAGAAAGAACAACTTGTTCACCATGACATCATCGATGCGATTGAAAACATGCGTCGTCCAGTACGTAAAGATCTCTACAAAGTGGCTGAAGAGTTGTTTTAA
- the fieF gene encoding CDF family cation-efflux transporter FieF (FieF, a metal efflux transporter, is a member of the CDF (cation diffusion facilitator) family of transporters.), whose amino-acid sequence MKKEYERLVTTAAWLATCVAGLLLVVKLVIWWLTGSVSLLASLIDSMIDIAASIVNLVVLKYSLQPADKEHTFGHGKAESLAALAQAMFISGSAVFLILNGIDRYFRPQALNAPELGVYVSLFAIVVTLMLVTFQRHVVKRTSSQAIAADSLHYQTDLYMNVAITIALGLSWLGFSQADAIFAVGIGIYILYSAVRMVHEAIQTLLDRSLPEEENKRILEIAMSVRGIMGVHQLRTRMSGPIRFIQLHLELEDKMPLIDAHNLSDIVEAKLRKAFPGADVLIHQDPYSVIFGPERKQKAQSVYDI is encoded by the coding sequence ATGAAAAAAGAATACGAACGTCTCGTTACGACCGCAGCTTGGCTTGCCACTTGCGTTGCTGGCTTGCTCTTGGTGGTGAAATTGGTGATCTGGTGGTTAACTGGGTCAGTCAGTTTATTGGCATCGTTGATCGATTCGATGATTGATATTGCCGCCTCGATAGTGAATCTGGTTGTTCTTAAATACTCATTACAGCCTGCTGACAAAGAGCATACCTTTGGTCATGGTAAAGCCGAATCGCTTGCCGCATTAGCCCAAGCCATGTTCATTTCTGGTTCTGCTGTCTTTTTGATTCTAAATGGTATTGACCGCTATTTCCGTCCTCAAGCACTGAACGCTCCCGAGCTCGGTGTGTATGTGAGCTTGTTTGCGATTGTTGTGACCCTCATGCTGGTGACCTTCCAGCGTCATGTCGTCAAAAGAACCTCTAGCCAAGCGATAGCGGCTGACTCACTGCACTACCAGACCGACCTTTACATGAACGTTGCGATTACCATTGCGTTGGGATTAAGCTGGCTTGGCTTTTCTCAAGCGGATGCTATTTTCGCTGTTGGTATCGGGATTTATATCCTCTACAGTGCCGTTCGTATGGTTCATGAAGCGATTCAAACCTTGCTTGATCGCTCCTTACCCGAAGAAGAAAATAAGAGGATCTTGGAAATTGCCATGTCGGTAAGAGGGATCATGGGCGTGCATCAATTGCGTACTCGCATGTCTGGTCCAATTCGCTTTATTCAACTGCATCTTGAACTGGAAGATAAGATGCCACTTATTGATGCTCACAATCTTTCTGATATTGTAGAGGCCAAATTGCGTAAGGCATTTCCTGGCGCAGATGTGTTGATTCACCAAGATCCTTATTCGGTGATTTTTGGGCCAGAAAGAAAGCAAAAAGCGCAAAGTGTGTATGATATTTAG
- a CDS encoding CpxP family protein, whose product MNMAKKVLLATVVLPLTMAASGAFAAGGPQGPKGDRAPQGGCGPDGEQSILQQLNLSKQQTEKLKELHQKEHKAMREEMKALHEEEQSIVLAKDFDQAKATQLAQKLVNLQVQRRVEMMQQRHDLMAILTPEQKSQFELLQKYRMSQCMQGPMKGHGPKGRPDGEHGPRDEMPMPEQP is encoded by the coding sequence ATGAATATGGCAAAAAAAGTTCTGTTAGCCACAGTGGTACTTCCTCTGACCATGGCAGCCTCCGGTGCATTTGCAGCCGGTGGTCCACAGGGGCCCAAAGGGGATCGTGCACCACAAGGTGGTTGCGGTCCTGATGGAGAGCAAAGCATTCTGCAACAGCTGAATCTATCAAAACAGCAAACTGAGAAGCTAAAAGAGCTTCATCAGAAAGAACATAAAGCGATGCGTGAAGAGATGAAAGCACTTCATGAAGAAGAGCAATCTATTGTGCTAGCGAAAGATTTTGACCAAGCTAAAGCGACCCAATTGGCGCAAAAATTGGTGAATTTGCAGGTTCAACGTCGCGTAGAAATGATGCAACAACGCCATGATTTGATGGCCATCTTGACTCCTGAGCAGAAAAGCCAATTTGAGTTACTGCAAAAATATCGCATGTCTCAATGTATGCAAGGACCTATGAAAGGTCATGGACCAAAAGGTCGTCCAGATGGTGAACACGGTCCACGTGATGAGATGCCTATGCCAGAGCAACCATAA
- a CDS encoding response regulator encodes MAHILVIDDDVELTGLLKEVLSYEGFMVSEANDGEAGLAAVNDSVDLILLDVMMPRLNGMETLKKLREHWSTPVLMLTAKGEEIDRVIGLELGADDYLPKPFSDRELLARIRAILRRTQPQHTQKASDMLECQDIQIYPGKQEAYCQGVLLDLTTTEFALLSHFVQHPGQTLTKETLSLDVLGKHLAAFDRAIDMHVSNLRKKLPERDDGKSRIKTLRGRGYLMVLED; translated from the coding sequence ATGGCGCATATATTAGTCATTGATGACGACGTAGAATTAACAGGTTTGCTCAAAGAAGTGTTGAGTTATGAAGGCTTTATGGTTTCAGAAGCCAACGATGGCGAAGCCGGTCTAGCGGCGGTTAATGACTCAGTCGATCTTATTTTGCTCGATGTGATGATGCCACGTCTTAACGGCATGGAAACACTGAAAAAGCTGCGTGAACATTGGTCAACACCAGTGTTAATGCTGACGGCGAAAGGAGAAGAGATCGATCGCGTTATCGGCTTAGAGCTCGGTGCCGACGACTACCTGCCAAAACCATTTAGTGATCGTGAATTGCTCGCACGTATTCGTGCTATTTTGCGTCGCACTCAACCGCAGCACACACAAAAAGCTTCCGACATGCTTGAGTGTCAGGACATCCAAATTTACCCAGGCAAACAAGAAGCATACTGCCAGGGCGTACTACTTGATCTTACGACCACTGAATTTGCTCTACTGAGCCATTTTGTTCAGCATCCAGGTCAAACGCTAACAAAAGAAACCTTAAGTCTTGATGTTCTGGGTAAACATCTTGCCGCATTCGATCGCGCGATTGATATGCACGTATCGAACTTACGCAAAAAATTACCTGAACGCGATGATGGAAAATCTCGCATTAAAACCTTACGTGGACGTGGTTACCTGATGGTGTTGGAGGATTAA
- the cpxA gene encoding envelope stress sensor histidine kinase CpxA has protein sequence MTLPKLNSLYGRIFAIFWLTLAIIVVGVVIFPNMDPRKTRHIPPEMFQHMIDSRDMLMGRFSDIDDLNWILHQLREKPGPNGPRDKHRPDFFITTLDGNILSPKIRPEFKYRALKNFTSSAEFSEKPQQKAYGKYQIAGPFPIILAQQQLLLFVGVDFDGPPPFLMQLFDHPLQLLLLVMIVSTPFLLWLAWALSQPAQRFAKAADRVAKGNFVVDPELEKGPSEFRSAGHSFNQMVGAVNSMISGQQRLLSDISHELRSPLTRLRMATGLATRKQGASVELERIDTEAQRLEQMIGELLELSRMQTDSHMSREVQPLSSLWEELLSDAQFEAEQLHKTLRYDDIPNVRISGNPKLLMSALENVVRNAIKYGKDVVDVAFEVNQQELCVTVKDNGEGVPDSELDQIFRPFYRVSTARDRSTGGTGLGLAITESAIRQHSGSIKASRSELGGLQVQFTLPIEG, from the coding sequence ATGACGCTGCCAAAGCTGAATAGTTTATACGGCCGTATTTTTGCTATTTTTTGGCTTACCCTAGCGATCATTGTCGTTGGTGTGGTGATTTTCCCGAATATGGATCCCCGGAAAACTCGTCACATCCCTCCTGAAATGTTCCAGCATATGATCGATTCTCGCGATATGCTGATGGGACGTTTTAGCGATATCGACGACCTCAACTGGATTTTGCATCAGTTACGAGAAAAGCCCGGCCCCAATGGACCACGTGATAAACATCGTCCTGACTTTTTTATTACTACCTTAGACGGCAATATTCTCTCTCCGAAAATTCGTCCTGAATTTAAATATCGCGCCTTGAAAAACTTCACATCCAGTGCCGAGTTTTCTGAGAAGCCGCAGCAAAAAGCCTATGGTAAGTATCAAATTGCAGGCCCCTTTCCTATCATCCTCGCTCAGCAACAGCTCCTATTGTTTGTTGGTGTTGATTTTGATGGTCCACCGCCTTTTTTGATGCAATTGTTTGATCATCCCCTACAACTGTTGTTACTGGTCATGATTGTCAGTACGCCATTTTTACTCTGGCTTGCGTGGGCATTAAGCCAGCCAGCCCAGCGTTTTGCAAAAGCAGCTGACCGAGTGGCGAAAGGTAACTTTGTGGTTGATCCCGAACTAGAAAAAGGACCATCAGAATTTCGCTCCGCAGGACATAGCTTCAACCAAATGGTTGGGGCGGTTAACTCGATGATTTCTGGTCAGCAACGTCTACTCTCTGATATTTCCCATGAGTTACGCTCTCCACTTACACGTTTACGGATGGCAACGGGTTTAGCGACCAGAAAACAGGGCGCAAGCGTGGAATTGGAACGTATCGACACAGAGGCGCAGCGTCTTGAACAGATGATCGGTGAGCTTCTAGAGCTATCGCGTATGCAAACCGATAGCCACATGAGCCGAGAAGTTCAACCACTGAGCAGCTTATGGGAAGAGTTGTTAAGCGATGCGCAATTTGAAGCCGAACAGCTGCACAAAACCTTGCGCTATGACGACATTCCGAATGTCCGTATTTCTGGCAATCCCAAATTATTAATGAGTGCCTTAGAGAACGTCGTTCGTAATGCCATTAAATATGGCAAAGATGTGGTTGATGTAGCGTTTGAGGTCAATCAACAAGAGCTATGTGTCACGGTTAAAGATAATGGTGAAGGTGTCCCCGACTCCGAGTTAGACCAAATCTTTCGTCCTTTTTATCGTGTCTCGACAGCGCGCGACCGCTCTACAGGCGGAACAGGATTGGGTTTAGCGATTACAGAAAGTGCGATTCGTCAGCACAGTGGTTCGATAAAAGCGAGTCGCAGTGAACTAGGCGGACTGCAAGTTCAGTTCACTTTACCTATCGAAGGTTAA
- a CDS encoding superoxide dismutase, translating into MAHTFPELPYAYDALEPYIDAKTMEVHYSKHHRTYFDKFIAAVKGTEYENQSIEAIFSQISSLAPAIRNNGGGYFNHIVYWNCMSPNGGGEPKGALAEAINKKYGSFAAFQDAFAQAAINTFGSGFAWLIVKEGEIEITSTSNQDNPLMDVAQVKGEPILALDVWEHAYYISYQNRRPEYINAWWNVVDWDAVAQNYQHAISA; encoded by the coding sequence ATGGCTCACACATTCCCAGAATTACCTTACGCATACGATGCACTTGAACCGTACATTGATGCTAAAACCATGGAAGTACACTACAGCAAACACCATCGTACTTATTTCGATAAATTCATTGCTGCAGTAAAAGGGACTGAATACGAAAATCAATCTATTGAAGCGATCTTCAGCCAGATCTCTTCATTAGCACCGGCCATTCGTAACAATGGTGGCGGTTACTTCAACCACATCGTTTATTGGAATTGCATGAGTCCAAACGGTGGTGGTGAACCTAAAGGGGCACTGGCTGAAGCAATCAATAAGAAATACGGCAGTTTTGCTGCATTCCAAGATGCCTTTGCTCAAGCTGCCATCAATACATTCGGTTCTGGTTTTGCTTGGCTGATTGTCAAAGAGGGTGAGATTGAAATTACGTCCACCAGCAACCAAGACAACCCATTGATGGATGTTGCTCAAGTTAAAGGTGAACCTATCCTCGCTCTGGATGTTTGGGAACACGCTTACTACATCAGCTACCAAAACCGTCGCCCAGAGTACATCAATGCTTGGTGGAATGTGGTCGATTGGGATGCGGTCGCACAAAATTATCAACACGCTATCTCTGCGTAA
- the trmL gene encoding tRNA (uridine(34)/cytosine(34)/5-carboxymethylaminomethyluridine(34)-2'-O)-methyltransferase TrmL — translation MFEIALYEPEIAPNTGNIIRLCANCGATLHLIEPLGFDLEEKKVRRAGLDYHDLTRVTRHKNYQAFLDFLATEREQYRIFACTTKTTGHHIDPQYQEGDILLFGPETRGLPKEVIDSMPMEQRIRIPMMPDARSLNLSNSVAIIAYEVWRQLGFNGGL, via the coding sequence ATGTTTGAAATTGCGCTGTACGAACCTGAAATCGCCCCTAATACGGGTAACATTATTCGCCTATGTGCGAACTGTGGAGCGACCCTTCACTTAATCGAGCCATTAGGTTTTGATTTGGAAGAGAAGAAAGTTCGTCGTGCAGGATTGGATTACCATGACCTTACTCGCGTAACCCGCCATAAAAACTACCAAGCATTTCTTGATTTTCTTGCGACTGAACGCGAGCAATACCGTATTTTTGCCTGTACAACCAAAACCACTGGTCATCACATTGATCCTCAATATCAAGAGGGTGATATTTTGCTGTTTGGCCCTGAAACTCGCGGTTTACCAAAAGAAGTGATTGATAGCATGCCAATGGAACAACGAATTCGTATTCCAATGATGCCTGATGCTCGCAGCCTCAATTTATCCAACTCGGTCGCTATCATCGCATATGAAGTCTGGCGTCAGTTAGGTTTTAACGGCGGGTTATAA
- a CDS encoding FxsA family protein: MFPIILLLFIAVPIIEISLFIQVGGVLGLWPTIGLVLLTAFVGASLVRSQGIQTLLSVQQRLQQGELPAQQIFEGVVLVVAGLLLLTPGFLTDCTGMILLLPAPRAKVAQYLMSKMTLTTMGGFHSSQRGPFEHSSQEGRTFDGEFERKNDDDHRLR; the protein is encoded by the coding sequence GTGTTCCCAATCATTTTATTGCTGTTTATTGCAGTTCCTATTATCGAAATCAGCTTGTTTATTCAGGTCGGTGGTGTGTTAGGTTTATGGCCCACAATAGGACTAGTGCTATTAACGGCTTTTGTTGGTGCCTCGTTAGTCCGCAGCCAAGGGATTCAAACGTTATTGAGTGTGCAACAGCGCTTGCAGCAAGGTGAATTACCCGCTCAACAGATATTTGAAGGTGTAGTTTTGGTTGTGGCAGGACTTCTCTTGTTAACCCCTGGCTTTTTGACTGACTGTACAGGGATGATTTTATTGCTCCCAGCGCCAAGAGCAAAAGTCGCACAGTATTTGATGAGCAAAATGACGCTGACTACCATGGGTGGTTTTCACTCATCACAACGGGGTCCTTTTGAGCACTCCTCTCAAGAGGGTAGAACTTTTGATGGGGAGTTTGAACGCAAAAATGATGATGATCACCGTTTGCGTTAA
- a CDS encoding sensor domain-containing diguanylate cyclase, giving the protein MKRVRRTLIRATLLWLALSVIPLAYFFYLSTTAHHFLLKGLEQRGEQFLSYVDTQANRTTNQIKQTFDELSHSELLLDFAKEPSARLKHYLINQWYVTSYNSTLFYQLRYLDKVGNELIRVDYTQSSPFPFIVPDSQLQAKGHRDYFRYAQQLKPGEEGLFGIDLEYEHEKPVIPYKPGLRLIMPVDSPSERLGYFIANLDVLAVIRQMTHNTQNLAVDFVDNDGFYIISSAPSKLFGDLIFERASNNLPSDNPELWKKIKEQPNRQGTFFSNNDGLFIYQPFVNSLFTNSGTLNLVTSYPGAYVMAMFHERDNIIRSDAIVIWLLLGLFSIVFALYWETYRQIKMDRTYAEYAIENGMAIVLTDQNHTILRANNQFADLVGISPARLLGQNLLYFQPTKEKQALITEALSNTNEWQGEFVLKSPNGDEMICQTIIKTLFNKIKRVQYYVYSFADISEHHNEIMELKEKSERDPTTSLWNKKKFEQTLTYNSRLRQRYPDQPNSCLAVLDIDSFKSINDSLGHAVGDEVILYVAIQLKSLMRDTDFIARIGGDEFAVIIQHSNLDHAAKLMNRIRVSIASWPKHNVSISVGIAQLTEDPLVTFSNADQALYRSKRKGKNCVSIHGVEKLSLVENRNL; this is encoded by the coding sequence ATGAAACGTGTTAGACGCACCCTTATAAGAGCAACGTTGCTGTGGTTGGCGCTTTCCGTCATACCGCTTGCTTACTTCTTTTATTTGTCGACAACGGCACACCATTTCTTGCTCAAAGGATTAGAGCAACGTGGTGAGCAATTTTTGTCGTACGTCGATACCCAAGCAAATCGTACTACCAACCAAATCAAGCAAACGTTTGACGAATTAAGTCACTCTGAGCTGCTGTTGGATTTTGCCAAAGAGCCCAGCGCTCGATTGAAACACTATCTGATTAATCAATGGTATGTCACTTCGTATAACTCAACACTGTTTTATCAATTACGTTATCTAGATAAAGTGGGTAATGAATTGATTCGCGTTGATTATACACAGAGTAGCCCTTTCCCATTTATCGTCCCTGATAGCCAACTTCAGGCCAAAGGTCACCGTGATTATTTTCGTTATGCTCAGCAACTTAAACCTGGTGAGGAAGGACTATTTGGTATCGATTTAGAATATGAACATGAGAAGCCAGTCATTCCATATAAACCGGGATTACGCCTCATCATGCCTGTCGATAGCCCTTCTGAGCGGCTGGGTTATTTTATTGCCAATTTGGATGTATTAGCCGTCATTCGTCAAATGACACACAATACCCAAAATTTGGCGGTAGATTTCGTTGATAACGATGGCTTTTACATTATTAGTAGCGCCCCATCTAAGCTGTTTGGTGATCTGATCTTTGAAAGAGCATCGAATAATTTGCCCAGCGATAATCCGGAATTATGGAAAAAGATCAAGGAACAGCCTAATCGCCAGGGCACATTTTTCAGTAATAATGACGGGCTTTTTATCTATCAGCCCTTTGTCAATTCGCTCTTCACCAATTCAGGGACGCTGAATCTCGTTACCAGTTACCCCGGAGCATACGTCATGGCAATGTTCCATGAACGTGACAATATCATTCGCTCTGATGCGATCGTTATCTGGTTATTGCTCGGGCTCTTTTCAATCGTTTTTGCGCTGTATTGGGAAACCTATCGCCAGATAAAAATGGATCGAACCTATGCCGAATATGCCATAGAAAATGGCATGGCGATTGTGTTAACCGATCAAAACCACACTATTTTACGTGCTAACAATCAATTTGCCGATTTAGTCGGTATCTCCCCTGCGCGCTTATTAGGACAAAACCTACTCTATTTCCAACCAACAAAAGAGAAACAAGCCCTTATTACCGAAGCCTTGAGTAACACTAATGAGTGGCAAGGAGAATTTGTCCTTAAATCGCCCAATGGCGATGAAATGATATGCCAAACCATCATTAAAACTCTGTTCAACAAAATTAAACGCGTTCAATATTACGTCTACTCCTTTGCGGATATCTCTGAGCATCATAATGAAATAATGGAGCTGAAAGAAAAAAGTGAGCGCGACCCAACCACCTCACTTTGGAATAAGAAAAAGTTTGAACAGACGCTGACCTATAATTCACGGTTAAGACAGCGCTATCCCGACCAACCAAACAGTTGCTTAGCGGTACTTGATATTGATTCATTTAAGTCCATTAACGATTCTTTGGGTCACGCTGTCGGTGACGAGGTCATTCTATATGTTGCAATTCAGCTTAAGTCGTTGATGCGTGATACCGATTTTATTGCACGTATTGGTGGGGACGAATTTGCCGTCATCATTCAACACAGCAATTTAGATCACGCGGCAAAACTGATGAACCGCATTCGAGTCTCTATTGCCAGCTGGCCAAAACACAATGTCAGCATCAGTGTGGGCATCGCACAATTGACCGAAGACCCACTAGTCACCTTTAGTAATGCAGACCAAGCACTGTATCGTTCTAAACGTAAAGGCAAAAACTGCGTTTCTATTCATGGAGTTGAGAAGCTGAGCCTAGTGGAAAACCGTAATCTGTAA